From a single Okeanomitos corallinicola TIOX110 genomic region:
- a CDS encoding Ni/Fe hydrogenase subunit alpha has product MKKIVIDPVTRIEGHAKISIYLDDDGQVNDARFHVTEFRGFEKFCVGRPFPEMPGITARICGICPVSHLLASAKTGDQILSVTIPKAATKLRRLMNLGQIVQSHALSFFHLSAPDLLLGMDSEPANRNVFGLIASDPELARGGIRLRQFGQEIIELLGGKKVHPSWAVPGGVSDPLTEENRTHIQQRIPEAKTTVLNAIDLFKGLLKDYEKEAQTFGNFPSLFMGLVTSEGLWETYEGHIRFVDSAGNIVADKLDAANYHQFIGEAVQPDSYLKSPYYRPLGYPDTSDHCSLESGMYRVGPLARLNVCSHIGTPLADKELKEFRSHGTGTVKSSFFYHYARLIEILACIEHIEILLDDPDILSTRLRAEAGINQLEAVGVSEAPRGTLFHHYKVDENGLMEKVNLIIATGQNNLAMNRTVAQIARHFVQGNDIKQGMLNRVEAGIRAFDPCLSCSTHAVGQMPLLIELVAKDGTVVNQICRN; this is encoded by the coding sequence ATGAAAAAAATTGTTATTGATCCGGTTACTAGAATAGAAGGCCACGCTAAAATTAGCATTTATTTAGACGATGATGGTCAGGTAAATGATGCGCGGTTTCATGTGACAGAATTTCGTGGGTTTGAAAAATTTTGTGTCGGTCGTCCGTTTCCAGAAATGCCGGGAATTACTGCGAGAATTTGCGGTATTTGTCCTGTGAGTCATTTATTAGCATCGGCAAAAACAGGTGACCAAATCCTGTCTGTAACTATTCCCAAAGCAGCGACAAAATTACGGCGTTTAATGAATTTAGGGCAAATTGTCCAATCTCATGCTTTAAGTTTCTTCCACCTCAGTGCGCCAGATTTGTTATTAGGAATGGATAGCGAACCAGCAAACAGAAATGTATTTGGTTTGATCGCATCTGACCCAGAATTAGCTAGAGGTGGAATTCGTTTACGGCAATTTGGACAGGAAATAATTGAATTATTAGGAGGTAAAAAAGTCCATCCTTCTTGGGCTGTTCCTGGTGGTGTTAGTGATCCTTTAACTGAAGAAAACCGGACGCATATTCAACAAAGAATTCCCGAAGCAAAAACCACTGTTTTAAATGCTATAGATTTATTTAAAGGTTTGTTAAAAGATTACGAAAAGGAAGCGCAAACTTTTGGTAATTTCCCTAGTTTGTTTATGGGTTTAGTTACTTCTGAAGGTTTATGGGAAACCTACGAGGGACATATTCGGTTTGTGGATAGTGCTGGTAACATTGTTGCTGATAAATTAGATGCTGCTAATTATCATCAATTTATCGGTGAAGCTGTCCAACCAGATTCTTATTTGAAATCTCCTTACTATCGTCCTTTAGGTTATCCTGATACTAGCGATCATTGCAGTTTAGAAAGTGGAATGTATCGTGTTGGACCATTAGCCAGATTGAATGTTTGTAGTCACATTGGTACACCATTAGCAGATAAGGAATTAAAAGAATTTCGCAGTCATGGAACTGGTACTGTAAAATCTTCTTTCTTTTATCACTATGCGCGGTTAATTGAAATTTTGGCTTGTATTGAACACATTGAAATTTTACTGGATGACCCGGATATTTTATCAACTCGTTTACGTGCGGAAGCTGGTATTAATCAATTGGAAGCTGTAGGTGTAAGTGAAGCACCAAGGGGTACTTTATTCCATCATTATAAAGTTGATGAAAATGGTTTGATGGAAAAGGTAAATTTGATTATTGCAACTGGTCAAAATAATTTAGCAATGAATCGTACCGTTGCTCAAATTGCTCGTCATTTTGTCCAAGGTAATGATATTAAGCAAGGAATGTTAAACCGGGTAGAGGCTGGAATTCGGGCTTTTGATCCTTGTTTGAGTTGTTCTACTCATGCGGTGGGACAGATGCCGTTATTAATAGAATTAGTTGCAAAAGATGGGACTGTTGTTAATCAAATTTGTCGGAATTAA
- the hoxE gene encoding bidirectional hydrogenase complex protein HoxE: protein MKRNTVTPPANHPSGDKRLKMLDATIKRHQYQQDALIEILHRASELFGYLELDLLLYIAHQLKLPPSRVYGVATFYHLFSLAPKGKHNCVVCTGTACYVKGSQEILTSLENATAIKAGDTTPDGEISLLTARCLGACGIAPAVVFDGAVAGNQTSESVCKKIGEWQHGTK, encoded by the coding sequence ATGAAGAGAAATACAGTTACACCTCCTGCGAATCATCCGAGTGGTGATAAACGTTTAAAAATGTTGGATGCAACGATCAAACGTCACCAATATCAACAAGATGCACTGATTGAAATTCTCCATCGAGCTTCGGAATTATTCGGTTATTTAGAATTAGATTTATTACTGTATATTGCCCATCAATTAAAATTACCACCTAGTCGGGTTTATGGGGTAGCAACTTTTTATCATTTGTTTTCTCTCGCACCGAAAGGTAAACATAATTGTGTGGTTTGTACAGGTACAGCTTGTTATGTGAAAGGATCACAAGAAATTCTGACAAGTTTAGAAAATGCAACGGCAATTAAAGCTGGAGATACTACACCAGATGGCGAAATTTCCCTATTAACTGCTAGATGTTTGGGTGCTTGTGGGATTGCACCAGCAGTAGTTTTTGATGGTGCTGTGGCTGGAAATCAAACATCAGAATCTGTGTGTAAAAAAATAGGAGAATGGCAGCATGGAACTAAATGA
- a CDS encoding oxidoreductase, giving the protein MNKIKLATVWLGGCSGCHMSFLDLDEWLIELAAQVEVVYSPIADIKEYPEGVDVVLVEGAIANEEHLELIHQIRERTKTIISFGDCAVTGNVTAMRNPTGNADVSLQLAYIEGADLNQQIPHAPGIVPPLIDKVVPVHHIVPVDIYLPGCPPSASRIRDTLEPLLKGEMPEMVGREMIKFG; this is encoded by the coding sequence ATGAATAAAATAAAACTAGCTACAGTCTGGTTAGGTGGATGTTCTGGATGTCATATGTCCTTCCTAGATTTGGATGAATGGTTAATAGAATTAGCCGCCCAAGTTGAAGTAGTTTATAGTCCCATTGCTGATATTAAAGAATATCCAGAAGGGGTAGATGTAGTATTAGTTGAAGGAGCGATCGCCAATGAAGAACATTTAGAATTAATCCACCAAATTAGAGAGAGAACAAAAACAATAATTTCCTTTGGAGATTGTGCAGTTACAGGTAATGTAACCGCGATGCGGAACCCTACAGGAAATGCTGATGTAAGTTTACAATTAGCTTATATTGAAGGTGCAGATTTAAACCAACAAATCCCCCATGCACCGGGTATAGTTCCACCCTTAATTGATAAAGTTGTACCTGTTCATCACATAGTACCAGTTGATATTTATTTACCCGGTTGTCCTCCCTCAGCGTCCCGGATTCGTGATACATTAGAACCGTTGTTAAAAGGAGAAATGCCAGAAATGGTAGGAAGAGAAATGATTAAGTTTGGGTAA
- the hoxU gene encoding bidirectional hydrogenase complex protein HoxU, translating into MTVKTLTINGQMISAREDETLLEAAQEAGVHIPTLCHLEGVGDVGACRLCLVEIAGINKLLPACVTKVAEGMEVNTNSDRLQKYRRTIIEMLFAEGNHICSVCVANGNCELQDLAIEMGMDHVSLEYQNPKRSVDTSHDRFAIDHNRCILCTRCVRVCDEIEGAHTWDMAGRGSKSHVITDLSQPWGTSQTCTSCGKCVNACPTGALFNKGASVGEMVHDRGKINFLFNARTKKEWNF; encoded by the coding sequence ATGACAGTAAAAACATTAACAATTAATGGGCAAATGATTAGCGCTCGTGAAGATGAAACCTTGCTAGAAGCGGCACAGGAAGCGGGTGTGCATATTCCTACACTTTGTCATTTAGAAGGTGTGGGAGATGTGGGCGCTTGTCGCTTGTGTTTGGTAGAAATTGCTGGGATAAATAAACTTTTACCGGCTTGTGTTACCAAAGTTGCGGAAGGAATGGAGGTGAATACAAATAGCGATCGCCTGCAAAAATATCGCCGCACAATTATCGAAATGTTATTTGCCGAAGGTAATCATATTTGTTCAGTTTGTGTGGCTAATGGTAATTGTGAATTACAAGATTTAGCCATAGAAATGGGCATGGATCATGTAAGTTTAGAATATCAAAATCCTAAACGTTCTGTTGATACTTCCCATGATAGATTTGCCATAGATCATAATCGTTGTATTTTGTGTACTCGTTGTGTGCGTGTATGTGATGAAATTGAAGGCGCACATACTTGGGATATGGCAGGTAGAGGATCAAAATCTCACGTAATTACTGATTTAAGTCAACCTTGGGGAACTTCCCAAACCTGTACATCTTGTGGTAAATGTGTAAATGCTTGTCCTACAGGTGCGCTATTTAATAAAGGTGCAAGTGTGGGTGAAATGGTACATGACCGAGGTAAAATTAACTTTTTATTTAATGCCAGAACCAAGAAAGAATGGAATTTTTAG
- a CDS encoding NAD(P)-dependent alcohol dehydrogenase, whose amino-acid sequence MTLTKKFQSYAALKQGEKFHKWEYEPAKLGRQDIEIAVTHNGLCHTDIHMRDNDWNVSKFPLVAGHEVVGKVTQIGEDVTAFVVGDRVGFGWIRNSCRTCDACLRGEENICQQGYTGLIVGNHGGFANRLRAPADFAYKIPDALDSASAAPLLCAGITVYTPLRTYIKHPGMKVGVIGIGGLGHLAIKFARAMGAEVTAFSTSADKEKEAKDFGAHHFCQWDNAEEIENFSGKQDLIISTSSSAIDWDKCFNLLANNGVFCILGLPTATLNIPLLPLVFGQKAIVGSVVGGRRFMREMLEFAAINQIKPMIEIMELSDINAAMDKVAANKARYRIVLVSEH is encoded by the coding sequence ATGACACTAACTAAAAAATTTCAAAGTTATGCAGCGTTGAAACAAGGAGAAAAATTCCATAAATGGGAGTATGAGCCAGCAAAATTAGGTCGTCAAGATATTGAAATTGCAGTGACTCATAATGGTTTGTGTCACACTGATATTCACATGAGAGATAATGACTGGAATGTGAGTAAATTTCCTCTGGTTGCGGGTCATGAAGTGGTAGGAAAAGTCACCCAAATAGGTGAAGATGTGACTGCATTTGTAGTGGGAGATCGTGTTGGTTTTGGTTGGATTCGCAATTCTTGTAGAACTTGTGACGCTTGTTTAAGAGGAGAAGAAAACATCTGTCAGCAAGGTTATACAGGATTAATTGTTGGTAATCATGGAGGATTTGCCAATCGTTTACGCGCTCCTGCTGATTTTGCTTATAAAATCCCTGATGCTTTAGATTCTGCTAGTGCTGCTCCTCTATTATGTGCGGGAATTACTGTTTATACTCCCTTGAGAACTTATATCAAACATCCGGGGATGAAAGTGGGAGTAATTGGTATTGGTGGACTAGGACATTTAGCCATCAAATTTGCCAGAGCGATGGGGGCTGAAGTTACAGCTTTTTCTACTTCTGCTGACAAAGAAAAGGAAGCTAAAGACTTTGGAGCGCACCATTTTTGTCAATGGGATAATGCAGAAGAAATTGAAAATTTTAGCGGAAAACAGGATTTAATAATTAGTACAAGTTCATCAGCAATTGATTGGGATAAATGTTTTAATTTACTAGCTAATAATGGAGTCTTTTGTATTCTTGGTCTTCCTACTGCTACTCTAAATATTCCACTTTTGCCCTTAGTTTTTGGTCAAAAAGCTATTGTTGGTAGTGTGGTGGGAGGACGGAGATTTATGCGAGAAATGCTAGAATTTGCAGCAATAAACCAAATAAAACCCATGATTGAAATAATGGAATTATCTGATATTAATGCCGCAATGGATAAAGTTGCAGCAAATAAAGCTCGTTATAGGATTGTGCTAGTTTCGGAACATTAA
- the acs gene encoding acetate--CoA ligase alpha subunit: MQASIKLTTDTAYDILQTERINPLDAIFAPKTVAVIGASEKPGSVGRTLLWNLITNPFNGTVFPINPKRNSVLGIKAYPSIFDVPEKIDLAIIATPAPTVPQIISDCVKAGIKGAIIISAGFKEAGEKGIALEREVLEIAHKGKIRIIGPNCLGVMSPMSGLNATFASKMAQPGNVGFLSQSGALCTSILDWSLQEKVGFSAFVSIGSMLDIGWGDLIYYLGDDPNTKSIVIYMESIGDARSFLSAAREVALTKPIIVIKAGRTAAAAKAAASHTGSLAGSDAVLDAAFRRCGVLRVNSISDLFDMSEVLAKQPRPKGSRLTILTNAGGPGVLATDTLIESGGKLAEISEAVIQGLNGILPPQWSHNNPIDILGDADPKRYTKALEIAAKDPNSDGLLVILTPQAMTDPTKIAEELKPYSQMSNKPILASWMGGEDVAEGQKILNNQGIPTYAYPDTAARIFSYMWKYSYNLQGIYETPVLPSLECDINTRDCVLVETIINEARKAGRTILTEFESKEILAAYGIPVVAGSIAKSAEAAIECAEKIGYPVVLKLYSQTITHKTDVGGVQLNLRNAEAVKRAYHLIETAVLEKAKPEDFLGVTVQKMVKTSGYELIIGSSLDPQFGPVLLFGAGGELVEVFQDSSIALPPLNTTLARRMMEQTKIYQALKGVRGRKSVDMTALEELLVVFSHLVVEQPLIKEIDINPLLAIPPTADYPGGLIALDSRIVLHSVDVKDEQLPKLAIRPYPHQYVSSWKMKNGTSVTIRPIRPEDEPLIVKFHQTLSAESVYLRYFHLIKLSQRIAHERLTRICFIDYDREMALVAEYENPETKETEILAVGRLSKLHGNNAAEFAMLVSDKFQCQGLGTEIVRRLVEVGKTEKICCISAEILGDNLGMQRVCEKLGFKISHTNDATVLRGEIDL; the protein is encoded by the coding sequence ATGCAAGCATCTATCAAACTAACTACAGATACAGCTTACGATATCTTACAAACTGAGAGAATAAACCCGTTAGATGCGATTTTTGCACCTAAAACAGTTGCTGTTATTGGTGCAAGTGAAAAACCTGGAAGTGTGGGGAGAACATTACTCTGGAATTTAATTACAAATCCCTTTAATGGAACGGTTTTTCCCATCAATCCTAAACGGAATAGTGTCTTAGGAATTAAAGCCTATCCTAGTATTTTTGATGTTCCTGAAAAAATAGATTTAGCGATAATTGCCACCCCCGCTCCCACAGTACCACAGATTATTTCTGATTGTGTAAAAGCCGGAATTAAAGGAGCAATTATCATCTCCGCAGGATTTAAAGAAGCAGGAGAAAAAGGTATTGCTTTAGAAAGAGAAGTTCTGGAAATAGCACACAAAGGAAAAATTAGAATTATTGGACCAAACTGTTTAGGTGTCATGAGTCCAATGTCTGGTTTAAATGCCACCTTTGCTAGTAAAATGGCACAACCAGGAAATGTAGGTTTCCTCAGTCAAAGTGGGGCATTATGTACATCAATTTTAGATTGGAGTTTACAGGAAAAAGTTGGTTTTAGTGCCTTTGTTTCCATCGGTTCAATGTTAGATATTGGTTGGGGAGATTTAATTTATTATTTAGGAGATGACCCTAATACAAAAAGTATTGTCATTTATATGGAATCAATCGGTGATGCACGTTCTTTTCTTTCCGCAGCGAGAGAAGTAGCATTAACAAAACCGATAATTGTTATTAAAGCCGGTCGGACAGCAGCAGCAGCAAAAGCGGCCGCTTCTCACACAGGATCATTAGCAGGAAGTGACGCGGTTTTAGATGCTGCATTTAGAAGATGTGGAGTATTAAGAGTTAATAGTATTTCTGATTTATTTGATATGTCAGAAGTATTAGCAAAACAACCAAGACCGAAAGGTTCACGTTTAACGATTCTAACAAATGCTGGTGGCCCTGGAGTATTAGCCACAGATACATTAATAGAAAGTGGAGGGAAACTAGCAGAAATTTCCGAAGCAGTAATTCAAGGTTTAAACGGAATTTTGCCTCCACAATGGAGTCATAATAACCCCATTGATATTTTAGGAGATGCCGATCCAAAACGTTATACAAAAGCCTTAGAAATTGCTGCTAAAGATCCGAATAGTGATGGTTTATTAGTAATTTTAACACCCCAAGCAATGACCGATCCAACAAAAATTGCTGAAGAATTAAAACCCTATTCGCAAATGTCAAATAAACCAATTTTAGCAAGTTGGATGGGTGGGGAAGATGTTGCCGAAGGACAAAAAATTCTTAATAATCAAGGTATTCCCACCTATGCTTATCCTGATACAGCAGCGCGGATATTTAGCTATATGTGGAAATATAGTTATAACCTCCAAGGAATTTATGAAACTCCGGTATTACCAAGTTTAGAATGCGATATTAATACCCGTGATTGTGTATTAGTAGAAACCATTATTAACGAAGCTAGAAAAGCTGGCAGAACAATTTTAACCGAATTTGAATCTAAGGAAATATTAGCAGCTTATGGTATTCCTGTAGTTGCGGGAAGTATTGCTAAAAGTGCAGAAGCAGCGATAGAATGTGCAGAAAAAATTGGTTATCCGGTGGTGTTAAAATTGTATTCCCAAACCATTACCCATAAAACAGACGTGGGGGGAGTACAGTTAAATTTACGAAATGCAGAAGCTGTAAAAAGAGCCTATCACTTAATAGAAACTGCGGTTTTAGAAAAAGCGAAACCGGAAGATTTTTTAGGTGTAACCGTACAGAAAATGGTAAAAACTAGCGGTTATGAATTGATAATTGGTAGTAGTTTAGATCCCCAATTTGGGCCAGTATTATTATTTGGTGCTGGAGGAGAATTAGTAGAAGTTTTTCAAGATAGTTCTATTGCACTTCCACCTTTAAATACTACCCTAGCAAGAAGAATGATGGAACAAACAAAAATCTATCAAGCTTTAAAAGGTGTGAGGGGTAGAAAAAGTGTAGATATGACAGCTTTAGAAGAATTATTAGTAGTATTTAGTCATTTGGTAGTAGAACAACCTTTGATTAAAGAAATAGACATTAATCCTTTATTAGCTATTCCTCCCACTGCTGATTATCCTGGTGGTTTAATAGCATTAGATAGCAGAATAGTTTTACATTCTGTGGATGTGAAAGATGAACAATTACCAAAATTAGCAATTCGTCCTTATCCTCACCAATATGTTAGTAGTTGGAAAATGAAAAATGGTACATCAGTTACTATCCGTCCCATCCGTCCTGAAGATGAACCATTGATAGTAAAATTTCATCAAACTCTATCAGCAGAAAGTGTGTATTTACGTTACTTTCATTTAATCAAATTAAGTCAAAGAATTGCCCATGAAAGACTAACAAGAATTTGTTTTATTGACTATGACCGGGAAATGGCTTTAGTTGCAGAATATGAAAACCCAGAAACCAAAGAAACGGAAATTTTAGCTGTAGGAAGATTGAGTAAATTACATGGAAATAATGCGGCAGAATTTGCTATGTTGGTGAGTGATAAATTTCAATGTCAAGGCTTAGGTACGGAAATAGTCCGCAGGTTAGTAGAAGTAGGGAAAACCGAAAAAATCTGCTGTATTTCGGCTGAGATATTAGGAGATAATTTAGGGATGCAGCGAGTCTGTGAAAAACTTGGGTTTAAAATTTCTCATACTAATGATGCAACGGTGTTAAGAGGGGAAATTGATTTGTAA
- a CDS encoding DUF3122 domain-containing protein — translation MVNIIRRILTVGILTIFLFLGLGDFTGQSAIALTTKIEPVPEEILYSSQTKLDDSSGKVWQVVLFKQVYLGQKSNINLRLVGFPGSEELIHPQPLRITSNTGQIWDAPDIFLDEAPAPTIGQYDFNEILPILPTEPLNLAIPLPGAKSINISVPLNVVKEWKLLTINNKVKYE, via the coding sequence ATGGTCAACATCATTAGGCGTATTTTAACAGTAGGAATATTGACAATATTCCTATTCCTGGGTTTAGGAGATTTTACCGGACAGAGTGCGATCGCTCTCACCACAAAAATAGAACCAGTTCCAGAAGAAATTCTTTATAGTTCACAAACAAAATTAGATGATAGCTCAGGTAAAGTTTGGCAAGTCGTATTATTTAAACAAGTGTATCTTGGGCAAAAATCTAATATTAATTTGCGCTTAGTTGGCTTTCCTGGTTCTGAAGAATTAATACATCCTCAACCGTTAAGAATTACGTCAAATACTGGTCAAATCTGGGATGCTCCTGATATATTTTTAGATGAAGCACCAGCCCCGACAATTGGTCAATATGATTTCAATGAAATCTTACCAATTTTACCGACAGAACCATTAAATTTAGCAATTCCTTTACCAGGTGCAAAGTCTATTAATATATCAGTTCCTCTCAATGTTGTTAAAGAGTGGAAATTATTAACTATAAATAACAAGGTAAAGTATGAATAA
- a CDS encoding CP12 domain-containing protein: MLTAADVMTKDVAMIRGSATVKEAVDLMKARDWRALIVDRRHNQDAYGIVTESDIVYKVIAYGKDPNKVRVYEIMTKPCIVVNPGLALEYVARLFADHRLHRAPVISGELLGIISITDILAGSSALEKPHAILLEQELQDEIRKARQVCAEKGINSAECAAAWDVVEEIQAEISHQRALKPLKTAFEEYCEEYPEAEEARVYDL; encoded by the coding sequence ATGTTAACAGCAGCAGATGTAATGACAAAAGATGTAGCGATGATTCGTGGTTCTGCTACAGTCAAAGAAGCAGTGGATTTAATGAAAGCTAGAGACTGGAGAGCATTAATTGTAGATCGTCGTCATAATCAAGATGCCTATGGAATTGTTACAGAAAGCGACATAGTTTATAAAGTCATAGCTTACGGAAAAGATCCTAACAAAGTACGGGTTTATGAAATTATGACTAAACCTTGTATTGTAGTTAATCCGGGTTTGGCTTTAGAATATGTAGCGCGATTATTTGCTGATCATCGTTTACATCGTGCGCCTGTAATTAGTGGCGAATTATTAGGAATAATTTCCATAACTGACATTTTAGCGGGCAGCAGTGCTTTAGAAAAACCCCATGCAATTTTATTAGAACAAGAATTACAAGATGAAATTAGAAAAGCTCGTCAAGTGTGTGCAGAAAAAGGAATTAATTCCGCCGAATGTGCAGCCGCATGGGATGTAGTGGAAGAAATACAAGCAGAAATTTCTCACCAACGAGCTTTAAAACCTCTAAAAACAGCTTTTGAAGAATATTGTGAAGAGTACCCAGAAGCCGAAGAAGCTAGAGTTTATGATTTATAG
- a CDS encoding pentapeptide repeat-containing protein, protein MPEVNFQQPINSAANIIEEYAAGKRDFEKAELGNANLQGVDLKGSDFSYADLSTANLSRANLRGCDLSFADLSQANLQDADLRGAMLFSTDLRQADLQGTHLEKADCNHNTHFPTNFDPVAAGVKMSE, encoded by the coding sequence ATGCCTGAAGTCAATTTTCAACAGCCAATTAACAGTGCTGCAAATATTATTGAAGAATATGCAGCCGGAAAACGAGACTTTGAAAAAGCAGAATTAGGTAACGCTAATTTGCAAGGTGTGGATTTAAAAGGATCTGACTTTAGCTATGCAGATTTAAGTACAGCTAATCTCAGTCGTGCTAATCTGCGCGGATGTGATTTGAGTTTTGCCGATTTGAGTCAAGCTAATTTACAAGATGCAGACTTACGCGGTGCAATGTTGTTTTCTACTGATTTGCGTCAAGCTGATTTACAAGGAACACATTTAGAAAAAGCAGATTGTAACCATAACACCCATTTTCCCACCAATTTCGACCCCGTGGCCGCAGGGGTAAAAATGAGTGAATAA
- a CDS encoding NuoF family protein, giving the protein MELNELLEITRIEHDQTKPVQVRCCTAAGCLSSGSQAVKDNLDAAVKAAGLEDKIHVSGVGCMRLCCQGPLVQVDQESNKESKLFEQVKPEDSVKVIDAIEGKETNLKQQDLHQPFFTRQLPIVLENSGKIDPERIQSYIAENGYQGLYQVLREMKPSEVVETITKSGLRGRGGAGYPTGLKWATVAKSKGDKKYVICNADEGDPGAFMDRSVLESDPHRLLEGMAIAAYAIGASQGYIYVRAEYPIAIKRLETAIRQAQRLGLLGSQIFDSPFDFKIEIRIGAGAYVCGEETALMASIEGKRGVPHPRPPYPAESGLWGYPTLINNVETFANIAPIIRKGADWFAGIGTEKSKGTKVFALAGKIRNTGLIEVPMGTTLEEIVQEMGGGVPDGGIAKAVQTGGPSGGCIPASAFATPVDYESLTALGSMMGSGGMIVMDQTTNMVDVARFFMEFCMDESCGKCIPCRVGTVQLHDLLTKISDGKAAQADLELLEELCDMVKHTSLCGLGQSAPNPVFSTLKYFRDEYLALIR; this is encoded by the coding sequence ATGGAACTAAATGAATTATTAGAAATTACGAGAATTGAACATGATCAAACTAAACCTGTACAGGTTCGTTGTTGTACTGCTGCGGGTTGTTTGTCTTCTGGTTCTCAAGCAGTAAAAGATAATTTAGATGCTGCGGTGAAAGCTGCGGGTTTAGAAGATAAAATTCATGTTTCTGGTGTGGGTTGTATGCGGCTTTGTTGTCAAGGTCCCTTAGTACAAGTGGATCAAGAAAGCAACAAAGAAAGTAAACTTTTTGAACAAGTAAAACCAGAAGATTCAGTAAAAGTAATTGATGCTATAGAGGGTAAAGAAACGAATTTAAAACAGCAAGATTTACATCAGCCATTTTTTACTCGTCAATTACCAATTGTGCTAGAAAATAGCGGTAAAATTGACCCGGAGAGGATTCAATCTTACATTGCTGAAAATGGCTATCAAGGCCTTTATCAAGTATTAAGAGAAATGAAACCCTCTGAGGTAGTAGAAACTATTACTAAAAGTGGGTTAAGAGGTAGAGGTGGTGCTGGTTATCCTACGGGTTTAAAATGGGCGACGGTGGCAAAATCGAAAGGTGATAAAAAGTATGTAATTTGTAATGCTGATGAAGGTGATCCCGGTGCATTTATGGATCGGAGTGTGTTAGAAAGTGATCCTCATCGGTTGTTAGAAGGGATGGCGATCGCGGCTTATGCCATTGGTGCAAGTCAAGGTTATATTTACGTTAGGGCAGAATATCCCATTGCGATCAAAAGATTAGAAACTGCTATTCGCCAAGCCCAAAGATTGGGACTTTTAGGTTCACAAATATTTGATTCACCCTTTGATTTTAAAATTGAAATTCGCATTGGTGCAGGTGCTTATGTTTGTGGTGAAGAAACAGCTTTAATGGCTTCTATTGAAGGTAAACGCGGCGTACCTCATCCCCGGCCACCTTATCCGGCTGAGTCTGGTTTATGGGGTTATCCAACCTTAATTAATAATGTAGAAACCTTTGCCAATATTGCGCCAATTATCAGAAAAGGTGCTGATTGGTTTGCGGGTATTGGTACGGAAAAAAGTAAGGGGACAAAGGTTTTTGCACTAGCTGGAAAAATCCGCAATACTGGTTTAATTGAAGTGCCAATGGGGACAACTTTAGAAGAAATTGTTCAAGAAATGGGTGGTGGTGTTCCCGATGGTGGTATTGCCAAAGCAGTACAAACTGGCGGTCCTTCTGGGGGATGTATCCCTGCATCAGCATTTGCTACACCTGTAGATTATGAATCCTTAACTGCACTGGGATCAATGATGGGTTCTGGTGGGATGATTGTGATGGATCAAACCACAAATATGGTAGATGTGGCGCGATTCTTCATGGAATTTTGCATGGATGAATCCTGTGGTAAGTGTATTCCCTGTCGGGTGGGAACTGTGCAATTACATGATTTATTAACCAAAATTAGTGATGGTAAAGCTGCACAAGCTGATTTGGAATTATTAGAAGAACTTTGCGACATGGTAAAACATACAAGTTTATGTGGTTTAGGTCAGTCTGCACCAAATCCAGTTTTTAGCACTTTGAAATATTTCCGAGATGAGTATTTAGCATTAATTAGGTGA
- a CDS encoding hydrogenase maturation protease, which produces METAIVIGYGNELRGDDAIGQMIARIIKSRGLLSVKSIAVHQLTPELSEPLASARLAIFVDACVDYQSDKVKVISLLPSYSQNINGHICDPQSLLYLAKFLYNNCPETWLITVPGVNFELSDQISPTAEKGMEIALTKIMEILNQNHNL; this is translated from the coding sequence ATGGAAACTGCAATAGTGATTGGTTATGGTAATGAATTACGGGGTGATGATGCTATTGGACAAATGATAGCAAGAATTATAAAATCCAGAGGTTTATTATCCGTAAAATCTATTGCAGTTCACCAATTAACACCAGAATTATCTGAACCTTTAGCAAGTGCTAGGTTAGCGATTTTTGTAGATGCCTGTGTTGATTATCAATCGGATAAAGTAAAGGTAATTTCATTATTACCATCTTATTCACAGAATATTAATGGACATATTTGTGATCCACAATCTCTACTTTATTTAGCTAAATTTCTCTATAATAATTGTCCAGAAACGTGGTTAATTACAGTACCAGGAGTAAACTTTGAATTAAGCGATCAAATTTCACCAACGGCAGAAAAAGGTATGGAAATTGCCCTTACCAAAATCATGGAAATCCTCAATCAAAATCACAATTTATAG